The following are from one region of the Hymenobacter sp. YIM 151858-1 genome:
- the infA gene encoding translation initiation factor IF-1: protein MAKQSSIEQDGTILEALSNAMFRVELENGHQVIAHISGKMRMHYIKILPGDKVKLEMSPYDLSKGRIVYRYK, encoded by the coding sequence ATGGCCAAACAATCATCGATTGAGCAGGACGGTACCATCCTGGAAGCTTTGTCAAACGCCATGTTTCGTGTGGAACTGGAAAACGGGCACCAGGTAATTGCGCACATTTCCGGTAAAATGCGCATGCACTACATCAAGATTCTGCCTGGCGATAAGGTGAAGCTCGAAATGTCGCCCTACGATTTGTCGAAGGGCCGAATAGTTTACCGTTACAAATAA
- the ykgO gene encoding type B 50S ribosomal protein L36 has translation MKVKASVKKRSADCKVIRRKGKLYVINKKNPRYKQRQG, from the coding sequence ATGAAAGTCAAAGCATCGGTTAAAAAGCGCAGCGCCGACTGCAAAGTGATCCGCCGTAAAGGGAAGCTTTACGTGATCAACAAGAAGAACCCCCGCTACAAGCAGCGTCAGGGTTAA